A single window of Microbacterium oryzae DNA harbors:
- a CDS encoding helicase HerA-like domain-containing protein, which translates to MCPEDHSSAELERLRAEAALAEAELRAAEARARLAAAEAAAARAAAPSNAAESDASEPPPDAGPRGDAAAAIPPVVAPDGQASVAPAILSPEEVQRIATAYAFPGAALDLGALVNGEPRADVQVRIPLAMLNRHGLIAGATGTGKTRTLQVLAEQLAAHGVPVFAADIKGDLSGMAVPGEASEKLTRRTVGIGQDWQPTATPVEHLALGGQGTGVPVRATVTGFGPLLLSKVLGLNRTQESSLALVFHYADEAGLPLVDLADLRAVLMHLTSDEGKDELRAIGGISSATAGVILRELVAFAESGADAFFGEPEFDVLDLLRRAADGRGIVSLLEVAGVAERPALFSTFLMYLLAELFEALPEVGDLDKPKLVFFLDEAHLLFRDASKPFLAAITQTVRLIRSKGVGVFFVTQTPKDIDADVLAQLGSRVQHQLRAFTPDDAKALRATVRTYPRSQYALERVLQELGTGEAIVTVLSEDGAPTPVAWTRLRAPQGLMDAAPAAEVERAVAGSPLLPRYGESVDRESAYEILTVKMNAAAEAAAAEDAALEQARIDAEYERQQAAIEKRAQREYDRLLKSTAGRTSTRRRTRSSTDRIVERVVGSAATTLVNGVIRGMFGTARRR; encoded by the coding sequence ATGTGCCCCGAAGACCACTCGTCCGCCGAGCTCGAGCGTCTGCGTGCGGAGGCCGCGCTCGCCGAGGCGGAGCTCCGCGCGGCGGAGGCGCGGGCGCGACTCGCGGCGGCGGAGGCGGCGGCCGCGAGAGCCGCCGCTCCCTCGAACGCGGCCGAGTCGGACGCGAGCGAGCCGCCCCCGGACGCGGGGCCGCGCGGCGACGCAGCCGCGGCCATCCCGCCGGTCGTCGCCCCTGACGGGCAGGCGAGTGTCGCCCCGGCCATCCTGTCGCCGGAGGAGGTGCAGCGCATCGCGACGGCATATGCCTTCCCGGGCGCCGCGCTCGACCTCGGTGCGCTCGTGAACGGCGAGCCGCGCGCCGATGTCCAGGTGCGCATCCCGCTGGCGATGCTGAACCGGCATGGTCTGATCGCCGGCGCCACCGGCACCGGGAAGACCCGCACGCTCCAGGTCCTGGCCGAGCAGCTCGCCGCGCACGGCGTTCCGGTCTTCGCCGCCGATATCAAGGGCGACCTCTCGGGGATGGCCGTGCCGGGCGAGGCGAGCGAGAAGCTCACCCGCCGCACGGTCGGGATCGGGCAGGACTGGCAGCCGACGGCCACGCCCGTGGAGCACCTCGCTCTCGGCGGGCAGGGCACCGGCGTTCCCGTCCGCGCGACGGTCACGGGCTTCGGGCCGCTGCTGCTGTCGAAGGTGCTCGGGCTCAATCGCACGCAGGAGTCCAGCCTCGCCCTCGTCTTCCACTACGCGGACGAGGCCGGCCTGCCGCTGGTCGACCTCGCCGACCTTCGAGCGGTGCTCATGCACCTCACGAGCGATGAGGGCAAGGACGAGCTGCGCGCCATCGGCGGCATCTCCTCGGCGACGGCGGGCGTCATCCTCCGCGAGCTCGTCGCGTTCGCCGAGAGCGGCGCGGATGCGTTCTTCGGCGAGCCCGAGTTCGACGTCCTCGACCTCCTGCGCAGGGCGGCGGATGGCCGCGGCATCGTGTCGCTGCTGGAGGTCGCGGGCGTCGCCGAGCGGCCGGCGCTGTTCTCCACCTTCCTCATGTACCTGCTCGCGGAGCTCTTCGAGGCGCTGCCCGAGGTCGGCGACCTCGACAAGCCGAAGCTCGTGTTCTTCCTCGACGAGGCGCACCTGCTCTTCCGCGACGCGTCGAAGCCCTTCCTCGCCGCGATCACCCAGACCGTTCGCCTCATCCGCTCGAAGGGCGTCGGGGTCTTCTTCGTGACGCAGACGCCGAAGGACATCGACGCCGACGTGCTCGCTCAGCTCGGCTCCCGCGTGCAGCACCAGCTGCGCGCGTTCACGCCCGACGATGCGAAGGCGCTCCGCGCCACGGTGCGCACGTACCCCCGATCGCAGTACGCGCTCGAGCGGGTGCTCCAGGAGCTCGGGACGGGGGAGGCGATCGTCACCGTGCTGAGCGAGGACGGTGCGCCCACCCCGGTCGCCTGGACCCGGCTGCGTGCGCCGCAGGGGCTGATGGACGCCGCGCCGGCCGCGGAGGTCGAGCGCGCGGTCGCCGGCTCCCCGCTGCTGCCGCGCTACGGCGAGAGCGTGGATCGGGAGTCGGCGTACGAGATCCTCACCGTCAAGATGAACGCGGCGGCCGAAGCCGCAGCCGCCGAAGACGCGGCGCTCGAGCAGGCGCGGATCGATGCGGAGTACGAGCGGCAGCAGGCCGCGATCGAGAAGCGCGCGCAGCGCGAGTACGACCGCCTGCTGAAGAGCACGGCGGGGCGCACGAGCACCCGGCGGAGAACGCGGTCGAGCACCGACCGCATCGTCGAGCGCGTGGTGGGCTCCGCCGCGACGACGCTCGTCAACGGCGTCATCCGCGGGATGTTCGGCACCGCCCGCCGCCGCTGA
- a CDS encoding phosphatase PAP2 family protein, with product MTTWRRSMVWWGIALIAVAAVLGWATVLHRDPFDIDTWWSDVLSQPPSGGQLWFSLLLDDVGGGWWAILILPLAIAAILFATRRRWGALYFLVATAVSAGFVQLLKQLFSRQRPEDILVVVDAGSFPSGHVANAATVVFALWVLFPSWWMAVVAVVWTVAMAFARTYLSAHWASDTAGGALIGVGVALLVAGIMNARLLREQDRRVKLREDRGGGAVGA from the coding sequence ATGACGACGTGGCGGCGGAGCATGGTGTGGTGGGGGATCGCCCTCATCGCGGTGGCGGCGGTGCTGGGATGGGCCACCGTGCTGCACCGCGACCCGTTCGACATCGACACCTGGTGGTCCGATGTGCTCTCGCAGCCGCCATCCGGTGGGCAGCTGTGGTTCTCGCTCCTGCTCGACGACGTCGGCGGCGGGTGGTGGGCCATCCTCATCCTGCCGCTCGCGATCGCGGCCATCCTGTTCGCGACGCGTCGCCGATGGGGTGCGCTGTACTTCCTCGTCGCGACGGCGGTCAGTGCGGGATTCGTGCAGCTGCTCAAGCAGCTCTTCAGCCGTCAGCGCCCCGAGGACATCCTCGTCGTCGTGGACGCCGGCTCATTCCCCTCGGGGCATGTGGCGAACGCGGCGACGGTCGTGTTCGCGCTGTGGGTGCTCTTCCCGAGCTGGTGGATGGCCGTGGTCGCGGTGGTCTGGACGGTCGCCATGGCGTTCGCCCGCACCTACCTCTCCGCGCACTGGGCGAGTGACACGGCGGGCGGCGCGCTGATCGGGGTCGGTGTCGCACTGCTCGTCGCGGGGATCATGAACGCCCGGCTCCTGCGCGAGCAGGACCGACGCGTGAAGCTGCGGGAGGACCGCGGCGGCGGGGCCGTCGGCGCGTAG
- a CDS encoding N-acetylglucosamine-6-phosphate deacetylase gives MSMVIHSALLVSDGRAMRDGWLRIEGGRIVARGDGEGWRAAAQAGDDVQDAVAIAGEGAVLTPGLIDLHGHGAAGASYDDGADAIRRARAHHRQHGTTRAVVSLVTASLADLEARVAEIAQLAQQDDDILGSHLEGPFLDPGHHGAHELSLLRAPDADAVTRLLAAGVVDGAQTIRQVTIAPELPGALAAIRQIVASGAIAAIGHTDADATATAAAIDAGATLVTHAFNAMPAIHHRRPGPIPVAARDERVVLELIADGVHVDDAVMLLLLRAAPGRIALVTDAMAATGMADGDYALGSLQVVVADGVATVRGTETIAGSTLTQDAAVRRIVALGVDLPDAVEAATGVPARALGRDDLGSLRVAAAADAVLWTRDLEVARVWTAGVAER, from the coding sequence ATGAGCATGGTGATCCATTCCGCGCTGCTCGTCTCCGACGGCCGTGCGATGCGCGACGGATGGCTCCGCATCGAGGGCGGGCGGATCGTCGCGCGGGGCGACGGCGAGGGATGGCGCGCCGCCGCGCAGGCGGGCGACGACGTGCAGGACGCCGTCGCGATCGCCGGCGAGGGCGCCGTGCTGACCCCCGGGCTCATCGACCTGCACGGGCACGGCGCGGCCGGTGCCTCCTACGACGACGGGGCCGATGCGATCCGACGTGCGCGAGCGCACCACCGACAGCACGGCACGACTCGCGCGGTGGTCTCGCTCGTCACCGCGAGCCTGGCGGATCTCGAGGCCCGCGTCGCGGAGATCGCGCAACTCGCTCAGCAGGACGACGACATCCTCGGCAGCCACCTCGAGGGTCCGTTCCTCGACCCCGGGCACCACGGTGCGCACGAGCTCTCCCTCCTCCGCGCGCCCGACGCGGACGCCGTCACGCGCCTGCTCGCGGCCGGCGTGGTCGACGGAGCCCAGACCATCCGGCAGGTGACGATCGCGCCCGAGCTCCCCGGAGCGCTGGCGGCGATCCGGCAGATCGTCGCATCGGGGGCGATCGCCGCGATCGGGCACACCGACGCCGATGCGACCGCGACCGCGGCGGCCATCGACGCGGGGGCGACCCTCGTGACGCACGCGTTCAACGCGATGCCGGCCATCCACCATCGCCGACCGGGACCGATCCCGGTCGCCGCGCGGGACGAGCGCGTCGTCCTCGAGCTCATCGCCGACGGCGTCCACGTCGACGACGCCGTCATGCTCCTGCTGCTGCGCGCAGCGCCCGGCCGCATCGCGCTCGTCACCGACGCCATGGCGGCGACGGGGATGGCCGACGGCGACTACGCGCTCGGCTCGCTGCAGGTCGTGGTCGCGGACGGCGTCGCGACCGTGCGGGGCACCGAGACCATCGCCGGCTCCACGCTCACGCAGGATGCCGCCGTGCGCCGCATCGTCGCGCTGGGAGTGGACCTTCCCGATGCCGTCGAGGCCGCGACCGGCGTGCCCGCCCGGGCGCTCGGGCGCGACGACCTCGGGTCGCTGCGCGTCGCGGCCGCCGCCGACGCGGTGCTCTGGACGCGCGATCTCGAGGTGGCGCGCGTGTGGACGGCGGGCGTCGCGGAGCGCTGA
- a CDS encoding alpha/beta fold hydrolase: protein MTPAYGPEWARHDATAADGSRLAYWSAGDGDPLLLIAGQAVDHGSWQIVGPALLPGRRVIVFDHRGIGESESGEAERFTTRLFADDAVRILDAAGVERADVLGHSMGGRVAQWLAVDHRDRLRRLALVSTSAGDAHGSRRSDAADRAIRSSDPRQVASVFWDADRQDLVRLLAVGRDRTALARHHRASRKHDALAALAGATTPALVLHGEHDELTPVDHARILAAAIPRSRLTVVKDARHGVVLDGGLGLQIADRFLRRPQRPADPAASAT from the coding sequence GTGACGCCCGCATACGGGCCCGAGTGGGCGCGGCACGACGCGACCGCGGCGGACGGCTCGCGGCTCGCGTACTGGAGCGCGGGAGACGGCGACCCGCTTCTGCTCATCGCAGGGCAGGCCGTCGACCACGGGTCGTGGCAGATCGTCGGGCCGGCGCTCCTGCCCGGACGGCGGGTGATCGTCTTCGACCACCGGGGCATCGGCGAGAGCGAGTCCGGAGAGGCCGAGCGCTTCACGACGCGGCTGTTCGCCGACGACGCCGTCCGCATCCTCGATGCCGCCGGAGTGGAGCGGGCGGATGTGCTCGGGCACTCCATGGGCGGCCGGGTCGCGCAGTGGCTGGCGGTGGATCACCGCGACCGGCTGCGGCGACTCGCCCTCGTCTCGACCTCCGCCGGCGACGCGCACGGGTCCCGGCGGTCCGATGCCGCCGACCGCGCCATCCGCTCATCCGACCCCCGGCAGGTGGCCTCCGTCTTCTGGGATGCGGACCGCCAGGACCTGGTCCGGCTGCTCGCGGTCGGGCGGGACCGCACCGCTCTGGCCCGCCACCACCGCGCAAGCCGGAAGCACGACGCGCTCGCGGCGCTGGCGGGCGCCACGACGCCCGCGCTCGTGCTGCACGGGGAACACGACGAGCTGACCCCGGTCGATCACGCGCGGATCCTGGCAGCGGCCATCCCCCGGTCGCGCCTCACGGTCGTCAAGGACGCGCGTCACGGCGTCGTGCTCGACGGCGGCCTGGGTCTGCAGATCGCCGACCGCTTCCTGCGGCGCCCGCAGCGGCCAGCCGACCCCGCGGCGAGCGCGACGTAG